Within the Plectropomus leopardus isolate mb chromosome 15, YSFRI_Pleo_2.0, whole genome shotgun sequence genome, the region GACCTGAATCtaacagtaaagtaaaaaggtaagttatgaatatttatagaaattattcatttaatccCACTGTGTTGGAGATGGGTTTTGGATTTTATTATAGTTTTGGCACTATCTAGTGGTAGTAGAAGGAATGACACTGTAGCAGATACTGTGTATTTCTAAACTGTAATCTATGGCATTTAGATTCACATGAaagaatattttacagaatgagaaaatgtgttGCCATCACCTAcatacaaatgcatttttaaagcatttttatgacatactatactataacctTTTTATTATAcagatgtgacaaaaaaatcatagtttagtatgtcatagaaatatgattaaaaaaggcATAGTtaagtatgtcaaaaatgggatttaaaacgtcatagtatagtatgtcatagaAATATTCCAAAACACCTTACGTcgtaaaatagttttaaaaaaaaaccatagaATGGTGTGTCATACAAATGTGCTACAAGTCATCTATGGTTATATAtcataaaatgtgattaaaaaagttATTGGATAGTATTTCTTAAATGTCTTATTTCTTATtagtttagtatgtcataaatatttgattaaaaaagtcattgtataggatgtcattaaaatgtttttaaaaatgcaatcttATAGTGTGTCAtaaatatgtgattaaaaaaagtcatagtacagtatgtaataaaaaatgttagttAAAAGTCATGGTTAAGTATTACAAAacaatgtgatttaaaaaaagtcactgcaTAGTATGtcagtaaaatgtcttttaaaaagtcatagtatagtatgtcatagcAATGTGATcgaaatatcatagtatagtatgtaataaaaatacGAAGAATGCTTCAAAATGCTTTATAAAAAGTTAGTTAAgctgtaaagttttaaaagatTTCCCTCGGGAGAAATGCCTTCTGCGGCACAACCCTCCAGTAAGATCTCAGATCTTACTGGAGGGTTGTGCCGCAGAAGGCATACACTGAAAATGGTGCTCCCTGACTGTTTAATAGGTGACCACAGCCCTGGTTTAGCCTAAGTATCTGTATGGGAAACAGAATACCTTTGGCTGCTACTGACCTTGAGTATGCCAGCTTGGGCAGCAGCAGATACGTGATGATGCAGAGCAGGATGAAGACATCAGCTGTGAGGAAATAGGCCAGTGCGCTGTCTGCCACATCGTTTGCCAGTGCCAGGTCCAGTATTGATGCTACTGCACTCAGTGTGCCTCCCATGGCctggcctgaaaaaaaaaattggttggTTCACTTGGTCAGTGCAGTCAGTTAACAAAAGACACTTACCcctatatattaaatataactataaatccaTCTCGTTTTGCTTTTTGGAGGGAGGGATGAAGACAACATGCAACAAACCTTCCCTAGACTTGACCGAGTAACGGAATATTTACtcttaatattatattattaaacaACTTCCAACCCTTATTTAAGGCCCATGAGTTCATACATATCAGTACCAGCTTATTCCTTTTCTGCAGAGGACAAGAATAACAACTTGTGTTAATGAGGTCAACTAGTGCAGTAAACCTTCAAAAAGTACCTTTTTGGTTCTTTGCTTGCGGCTTTCTTGAGAACCGCTCTCCAAACAACTTCACACTCCACACTGTGTTTACTTGGGACCTAAGCAATACACCTGCCACGACATACGCTACATTCACACCGTAAGCCTCCGTGCAAAGTTCAGATTTATTGCTCAGATACAATTATGGCTGTTCACAGTACTAGTTACATATGGCCAATATCAGATTCTAGTGAACTGGTCACTGTCCTTAAATGACCTGTATGTGCAAAAGAACAAAAGCTAAGACATGTGCAGCACGCTGTCGTGCAGAAGTAAGTACTTGAAGTCAGCGTTTGGGGTTTCGTTTATAAGCTGATGTGCAGTGGAAGCCGGTGAATTCCTGAACAGATGATAATATAGATAAGGATGAGGAGAGCTACCTCTGTATGGAGGTGTTTTTAGGTGCAGAGTCCCAGCCAGGAGTGGTTTGGATAATGACACAAATGGCTCATGAATGGCTTCACTGACAGAGATTTCATCCAAATTTTGAGGATGTCAGGGGCTACATTTAACCATATCTGTCTGCACCTGTGACTCCTGCTAGTGCAAAATTGTGAAGAATGTCGATTTAGAGAGACGTAAATATCGAATGAGTTAAGATATGACTATTCCAACTGAggttctgttaaaaaaaaatcagtcctGTATCTGATTTACAaccacaaatgaatgaatgaatgaatgaggaaCAGTATCAGATTCCATGTGAGTTGTGGTGATCACACTattatgaaaaaaggaaaaaaagagtccAATAtgagcagattaaaaaaaacccacagataCATATCATTTGCAAACAGCTAGCTATTAGGGACCAGACTATTTCCAGGTGCGAAAGGGTTCATTCTGAGTGTTACAAAGTTGATGCTTGACATGACTGAGTTTGCTACAATCTTACATCTCCAGTCTCCGTCTTCATCTGTTCATTTGCTATTGAATGTACTGTAGCAAGCATCAGAGAGCAAGCTGTACCCAGCAAGCTGTTCTACGGGGTAACAGTTAATAGGGGTCCCTTCTCGATACACTATACAATGTGTATATAATGTGCAACTACTACATAAGTCCAGCAAAGTGTGAATTTGATCAGGTAAATGGTTGTTGAGAAAATCAAAGGACAGATAGATTAACAGGGACTTCCATTTTAGTTATATAATTAAAGCCATTCATTTCTTGAAACTGTATTTATGCCTCTGGCCATACTGTTCTGacataatataaatacagaGGGTGATGCAGTCAATCTTAAAGCATAGGGATCTAAAGTATTTTCAGCTAcatcagggattttttttaataatatgcaaatatatgtaACAAGGTGCTCCAAAATAAGATCCAAAAACGGGACCAGCTGTTCTACAAGGGGAACCTGTCAATCGAGTTCAACATTTCTTTAGTGCGTTCTTGTGTTCACCAGCGTGTGCCgacacagaggcagacagatGCCATCATTATGTCACACACACCTAACGGTGGTGGTAAGACACAAATAGTCATGATTACAAGTTAATTCATTTGTCAACCTTATTTTTCAGCTGCTAAATAGCACGTTACATTTCAAGACAACAGAAAAAGGTATTTGTAAAATGATTCTgtacaaatacaacaaatactGTAAACATGTGACATTCATGATCTTCATGACTACTGTACCTGATATAAGTGCCTGAGAAATCCTCATGGGGAAATGTCCGCTGATCCCAAACACGCTGCCTGAGAAGAGGTTGGAGGCTCCGCTGACGATGGCCACGCTGGCCAATGTGCCAACAAAGAACTCAGTCCTGCAGTCTGACACATCTACCTTCACCAGCACCGTGGTCACCACAAACACCACCAGGATCACAAAAAGAGACGACAGGATCCGTACGTTTGAAGACAACCTGCCAACAccgcgcacgcacacgcgcacacacacacacacacacacacacacacacacacacaattgatCAAAAATCAGTTGATCAACAAAACAGAAGACTTTTGGTGCTGTTCTGTTGAAGAAATGTAACAGTAATCTATTATCcatataaatgaatataaaatgtattctgCTGCAGCAATGGTGCTCAGAAAGCCaaagataagaaaaagaaaaagagacaaagaaaaacatctgaaaagagtgttttgtgtatgtgtgtgtgtgtgtgtgtgtgtgtgtgtgtgtgtgtgtggggaatTAACCTGTTAACTAGGACATAGTTGAGGATCAGACACAGTACAGACGGCACTGTAGAGGCAATGGCCAAATAACTTTCAAAGTAGTCCTGTAAATAgttggagaaaaaacaaaacatttcaattcaCTTGaatatgagaaaacaaaaataagaggaAACAAAATAAGAGGAAGTGAAAGGAGATGGGAACGAAATAAGAAGGTCAAACACACTCCTTCCTTATCTTTGCTATGGTTTCTAAGtcaaaacaaatcacacattAATCTCAGAATAGCAGAAATCCACAGAATTCATCCATTCgtgaaacaaataaatcatttggATGCAGATCTACGTGACTACTCTgactctgtttttatcttggTTGAGCCTTTGGCATGTATAATTTTGCTGCAATGGATTTCTGTCCATGTCAAAAGAAAACTCAGTTCTCACATCGGTCACAGGACCGTCACACTTCTATGAAAGGCATGCAGAATGGCACAAATATGCTTCTTCCTGAGTACACCCACACACAATACATATAGTAGTTGTATTTAGTGTCCCTCTCACTCACACTGAGGTCTGAACGTTGCTCCTTATTGCTGCTGTCATGTGTGTTGTTACTCAGTTTGTAGAGCCAGTAGTGTTTGGCTGTTATGAAGAAGTTCCAGGGCAGCAGGGAGCCGATGCCCATCAGAAAGAAGATGATGTACACAAAACAGTAAGAGTCCTCTGGGCTGTAACGCACAGCCAGAGGCACTGAGGAATGTTTGGGTAGGAGTGATGAAGAGGGACTCTGGTCCTCGCTCTCCTCATCCTCGGATACTTGGTGGTTGCCAAAAGCAGACGGAACATAGGAGGAGTTGAGACTGGGCTGCACAGGCTCTGTGCCGTCCATGCTCACAGACAGAGCACAGGATAGtcacaggcagagagagaaaagggagggtAGTAGTAGAAATGACAGTAAAAGATGTGTTAAATAAACAGAAGACGGAAGCGATAAATAAAGAGCTgtgaaggagaagaagaaaaacaaacaagttaaatCACTGCCAAATAATAAAGTTATTGCAATGAGTGGGGTTTTGGATGACACTTACGTTTACTTGTGCTtgtcaagaaagaaaaagagtgaCTGTTGTGAATCCATAGTCTGGAGAGATCTCTGTAGCTGGTAGAGATCAGTCCAATTTTCCAGATC harbors:
- the slc29a3 gene encoding equilibrative nucleoside transporter 3 — its product is MDGTEPVQPSLNSSYVPSAFGNHQVSEDEESEDQSPSSSLLPKHSSVPLAVRYSPEDSYCFVYIIFFLMGIGSLLPWNFFITAKHYWLYKLSNNTHDSSNKEQRSDLSDYFESYLAIASTVPSVLCLILNYVLVNRLSSNVRILSSLFVILVVFVVTTVLVKVDVSDCRTEFFVGTLASVAIVSGASNLFSGSVFGISGHFPMRISQALISGQAMGGTLSAVASILDLALANDVADSALAYFLTADVFILLCIITYLLLPKLAYSRHYMLAGMCTSSGVMSEGGSAGGTGSRVSVPPLQPILRKTWVLGLSVFYVFFISIMVFPAVSSGIQSVNKDSGSPWTTTYFVPLTSFFLYNLADFCGRQATAWLQVPGPTSRVLPVLVVCRSVMVPFLMFCNYQPRDHLHTVLFAHDAYPVVFNCLLGLTNGYLGTLPMIYGPKVVPRELAEATGVVMSFFLTLGLAVGSAFSVLIVHCI